The following are encoded together in the Monodelphis domestica isolate mMonDom1 chromosome 5, mMonDom1.pri, whole genome shotgun sequence genome:
- the C1S gene encoding complement C1s subcomponent produces MSRFSGPIRSTGIWCVVLFAVLAWAEETSMYGEILSPNYPQAYPNNVQKTWNITVPDGYGIHLYFTHLDMELSANCEYDSVKVMSGGIVEGVLCGQKSSKNRNSPVVKEYQVPYSSLQVIFESDFSNEERFTGFAAYYVAVDINECTDFIDPPCSHFCNNFIGGYFCSCPPEYFLYDDMKNCGVNCSGNMFTDPTGEITSPNYPNLYPENSRCDYRISLEKGFQVVVTIKREDFDVEAGDSGDCPDSLVFTARGQQFGPYCGNGFPGQQMIESRDNVLDIIFQTDQTGEKKGWKLRYYGDPMPCPKEFTANSVQDPVKAKYVYKDTVKITCLEGFEVVEGRVSSTFFYSTCQNNGQWSKSNLKCKPVDCGSPEPIKNGNVKDAENTLFGAVIQYTCNEPYYKMKNEGTGEYHCAANGTWVNQELGMELPECVAVCGVPRLEFAGTQRIFGGVRADIGSFPWQVFFQNPRAGGALIDEHWVLTAAHVVEGNDQPTMYMGTNEVRPSALKDAQMLLANGVFIHDGWASFGELDSRKNFDNDIALVRLKDPVKLGPNVSPICLPGRSPEYDPQFGTLGMISGWGKTERRFNAAFLQGAKLPVAPLEKCRSVKNVDSRVDTSTFTFTDNMICAGGEKGSDSCEGDSGGAFAIQDPIEKNPKFYVAGLVSWGPKCGTYGIYTKVKNYISWIEKTMQENRISDED; encoded by the exons ATGTCCAGATTCTCAGGACCTATCAGATCAACAGGCATATG GTGTGTTGTCTTGTTTGCAGTCCTGGCATGGGCTGAGGAGACCTCCATGTATGGGGAAATTTTGTCCCCTAACTACCCCCAGGCATACCCCAATAATGTACAGAAGACCTGGAACATCACAGTTCCTGACGGGTATGGCATCCATCTCTACTTCACTCATCTGGACATGGAATTGTCAGCCAACTGCGAGTATGATTCAGTGAAG GTCATGTCAGGAGGCATTGTGGAAGGGGTACTCTGTGGGCAAAAGAGTAGCAAGAACCGCAATTCTCCAGTAGTGAAGGAGTACCAAGTTCCGTATAGCAGCCTCCAAGTGATCTTTGAGTCAGACTTCTCAAATGAAGAACGTTTCACAGGATTTGCTGCTTACTATGTTGCCGTGG aTATAAATGAATGCACAGATTTTATAGATCCCCCTTGTAGTCATTTCTGTAACAACTTCATCGGTGGTTACTTCTGCTCCTGCCCTCCGGAGTACTTTCTCTATGATGACATGAAAAATTGTGGAG TGAATTGCAGTGGGAACATGTTTACTGATCCAACTGGAGAGATTACCAGCCCGAACTATCCCAATTTATACCCTGAGAACTCGCGCTGTGACTACCGGATCTCTTTGGAGAAAGGCTTCCAAGTGGTGGTGACCATTAAGAGAGAAGATTTTGATGTGGAAGCCGGGGACTCAGGAGACTGCCCTGATAGCTTGGTT TTCACAGCAAGAGGTCAGCAGTTTGGGCCCTATTGTGGCAATGGATTCCCTGGGCAGCAAATGATTGAAAGCAGGGACAATGTTCTTGATATCATCTTCCAGACTGACCaaacaggggaaaaaaagggcTGGAAACTTCGTTACTATGGAGATC CAATGCCGTGTCCTAAAGAATTCACAGCCAACTCTGTTCAGGATCCCGTAAAGGCTAAATATGTGTATAAGGATACTGTGAAAATAACTTGTCTGGAAGGGTTTGAAGTTGTGGAG GGAAGAGTCAGCTCAACGTTCTTCTATTCTACTTGTCAAAATAATGGGCAGTGGAGTAAATCCAACTTAAAATGCAAAC CTGTGGACTGTGGCTCCCCTGAACCCATTAAAAATGGGAATGTAAAAGATGCTGAAAATACCTTATTTGGAGCTGTGATTCAATATACCTGCAACGAACcttattataaaatgaagaatgaaggaaCTG GGGAATATCACTGTGCTGCCAATGGGACTTGGGTGAACCAGGAGCTGGGCATGGAGCTGCCTGAGTGTGTAGCAG tcTGTGGAGTCCCCCGCCTGGAATTTGCAGGAACCCAGAGGATTTTTGGAGGTGTGCGGGCAGACATTGGCAGTTTCCCCTGGCAAGTGTTCTTTCAGAATCCAAGAGCTGGTGGAGCCCTCATTGATGAACACTGGGTGTTAACTGCTGCCCACGTGGTGGAAGGGAATGACCAACCTACTATGTACATGGGAACCAATGAGGTCCGTCCTTCAGCTCTGAAGGATGCCCAGATGCTCCTTGCTAATGGTGTCTTTATCCATGATGGCTGGGCATCCTTTGGGGAGCTTGACTCAAGGAAGAATTTTGACAATGACATTGCACTGGTGCGCCTAAAAGACCCAGTGAAATTGGGGCCTAATGTTTCCCCCATATGCCTGCCAGGTCGTTCACCCGAGTATGACCCCCAGTTTGGAACCCTGGGAATGATCTCAGGCTGGGGCAAAACAGAGAGACGTTTTAATGCTGCTTTTCTTCAAGGGGCAAAGTTGCCTGTGGCCCCTCTGGAAAAGTGTCGGTCAGTGAAGAATGTCGACTCCAGAGTAGATACCAGCACCTTCACTTTTACTGATAACATGATTTGTgctggaggagagaaagggagtgaTAGTTGTGAAGGGGACAGTGGAGGAGCCTTTGCTATCCAGGACCCCATTGAGAAGAACCCCAAATTCTATGTGGCTGGCCTGGTGTCGTGGGGTCCCAAATGTGGTACTTATGGGATCTACACTAAAGtcaagaactacatttcctggatTGAGAAGACCATGCAGGAAAataggatctctgatgaggattaa